Proteins encoded by one window of Desulfonatronum thiodismutans:
- a CDS encoding Gfo/Idh/MocA family protein — protein MSNVIGKNFALIGAGGYVAPKHLRAIRDVGGKLVSAMDPADSVGILDSYFYDVEFFTEFERFDRHAEKMRRMGEEYRIHYVSICTPNYLHDAHMRFALRIGADAICEKPLVLNPWNLDVLEEMEQDAGRRVNCILQLRLHPSIIALKRKIDALPSGRKHSIDLSYITSRGRWYFTSWKGNPEKSGGIATNIGIHFFDMLLWIFGPPQHKEVHHSSPKRMAGYIELEKAKVRWYLSVDRTDLPQSAIEEGKPAYRSITIDGEELEFSGGFTDLHTQSYEQILAGNGFGLSVARPSIHLVSELRQANPVSRENGTVHPLLRNRL, from the coding sequence ATGAGCAATGTGATCGGAAAGAATTTCGCCCTGATTGGCGCGGGCGGGTATGTGGCTCCCAAGCATCTGCGGGCCATTCGAGATGTGGGGGGCAAGCTGGTTTCGGCCATGGATCCGGCGGATTCTGTGGGTATATTGGACAGCTACTTCTATGACGTGGAGTTTTTCACCGAATTTGAGCGCTTTGACCGGCATGCGGAGAAAATGCGCCGAATGGGCGAGGAATACCGCATTCACTATGTGTCCATCTGCACCCCCAACTATCTGCACGATGCGCATATGCGTTTTGCTCTACGTATCGGCGCGGACGCAATCTGTGAAAAACCTCTTGTTCTCAACCCTTGGAACTTGGATGTGCTGGAAGAAATGGAACAGGATGCGGGGCGACGCGTCAATTGTATTCTCCAACTCAGACTGCACCCCAGCATCATCGCCTTGAAGCGAAAAATTGACGCCCTGCCTTCAGGGCGAAAGCATTCCATCGACCTAAGCTACATCACCTCCAGGGGGCGCTGGTATTTTACCTCCTGGAAGGGCAACCCGGAAAAATCCGGCGGCATTGCCACGAACATCGGCATTCATTTTTTTGACATGCTTCTGTGGATTTTCGGCCCCCCCCAACACAAGGAAGTCCACCATTCAAGCCCCAAACGCATGGCTGGTTATATTGAACTGGAAAAGGCCAAGGTGCGCTGGTACTTATCCGTTGACCGCACCGACTTGCCGCAGTCCGCTATTGAGGAAGGCAAGCCGGCCTATCGCTCCATCACCATTGACGGCGAGGAGCTGGAATTCTCCGGTGGGTTCACGGATCTGCACACCCAAAGCTATGAACAAATTCTGGCTGGCAATGGGTTCGGCCTGTCCGTCGCACGCCCTTCGATCCATCTGGTCTCGGAACTGCGCCAAGCTAATCCGGTCAGCCGGGAGAATGGCACGGTGCATCCGCTGCTACGTAATAGGTTATAA